A genome region from Nocardia sp. NBC_00565 includes the following:
- a CDS encoding DNA polymerase III subunit beta family protein: MTGFDGELMTIGVLARACGLTPSALRFYDDCGLLVPARVDEVTGYRYYRPAQGDRAVLIRRLRGIGVSLEVISEILSGDTDRARRLLDAHVVELEARAREAAVVARAVRQVLGGRVVLSGAVFAEAVEQVRVAAAVGGEIPVLGGVLVEAAAGAVTLTATDRYRLSTRSVVPVRAGPEWSVVVDAGGLGEVSSWLREVHEVEVEPGAGALMLAGGGVERRCRTIDEVFPNYRTVLTGLAPVRTRVVMARDLLLDAFEGDAVLACSIDQTGVAAGPGARLPARVTGSAVALAFSSATLRPALVGSVGPEIMLDIAGPDQPVVVRSATDGDLTTLVMPTAMVDTKEHSS; the protein is encoded by the coding sequence GTGACAGGTTTCGATGGTGAGTTGATGACGATCGGGGTGTTGGCGCGGGCGTGTGGGCTCACCCCCAGTGCGCTGCGGTTCTATGACGATTGCGGGCTGTTGGTTCCGGCTCGCGTCGATGAAGTGACCGGGTATCGGTATTACCGCCCGGCGCAGGGTGATCGGGCGGTGTTGATCCGGCGGCTGCGGGGGATCGGGGTGTCGCTCGAGGTGATTTCGGAGATCTTGTCGGGTGATACCGATCGGGCGAGGCGGTTGCTCGATGCGCATGTGGTGGAGTTGGAGGCGCGGGCTCGGGAGGCGGCGGTGGTCGCGCGGGCGGTGCGGCAGGTGCTCGGAGGGCGCGTTGTGCTTTCGGGGGCGGTATTTGCGGAGGCGGTCGAGCAGGTGCGGGTCGCGGCGGCTGTCGGGGGTGAAATACCGGTGCTCGGTGGGGTTTTAGTGGAGGCGGCCGCGGGGGCGGTGACGTTGACCGCGACAGATCGGTATCGGTTGTCGACACGGAGTGTGGTGCCGGTGCGGGCAGGTCCCGAGTGGTCGGTGGTTGTCGACGCGGGCGGGCTCGGGGAAGTGAGTTCGTGGCTGCGTGAGGTTCATGAGGTGGAGGTCGAGCCCGGCGCTGGCGCGCTGATGCTTGCGGGCGGAGGCGTGGAGCGGCGGTGCCGCACGATAGACGAGGTATTTCCGAACTATCGGACTGTGTTGACGGGCCTGGCACCGGTTCGGACGCGGGTTGTGATGGCGCGAGACTTGCTGCTCGATGCCTTCGAGGGCGACGCGGTGCTCGCCTGCTCGATCGATCAGACCGGGGTCGCGGCCGGTCCGGGTGCGCGGCTCCCGGCGCGAGTGACCGGATCGGCTGTCGCACTTGCCTTTTCGTCCGCCACATTGCGACCCGCGCTCGTCGGGTCGGTGGGGCCGGAGATCATGCTCGATATCGCCGGGCCGGATCAGCCCGTTGTCGTTCGGTCGGCGACCGATGGGGATCTCACCACGCTCGTCATGCCGACAGCCATGGTTGATACGAAGGAGCACAGTTCATGA
- a CDS encoding cation diffusion facilitator family transporter, producing the protein MSADSDPRWLTIALGLIVVFMAAEVTVGILAHSLALISDAAHMLTDAASIVLALIAIRLAKRPAQGQYTYGFKRAEILSAQANGITLLLLSAWFTYEGIKRLIHPPDVSGPLVLVTALLGIVVNIAAAWSISRANRTSLNVEGAFQHILNDLYAFIGTAIAGAVVWLAGFARADAIAALVVAALMAKAGWNLVRESGRIFLEAAPAHLNPDTIGARIVMIPQVAEVHDLHVWQITSGQPSLSAHVLVDDNADCHAVRSNIETTLHDEFALEHTTLQVDHSADADAHSADLHCAESHGPVHRS; encoded by the coding sequence GTGTCCGCGGACTCCGACCCCCGCTGGCTGACCATCGCGCTCGGCCTGATCGTGGTGTTCATGGCGGCCGAGGTCACCGTCGGCATCCTCGCCCACTCGCTGGCCCTGATCTCCGATGCCGCGCATATGCTCACCGACGCCGCATCCATCGTCCTGGCCCTGATCGCGATCCGCCTCGCCAAACGCCCAGCGCAAGGCCAATACACCTACGGCTTCAAGCGCGCGGAAATCCTGTCCGCGCAAGCCAACGGCATTACACTGCTGCTGCTTTCGGCCTGGTTCACCTACGAAGGCATCAAGCGCCTCATCCATCCCCCGGACGTCTCCGGCCCGCTCGTGCTGGTCACCGCACTGCTCGGCATCGTCGTCAATATCGCCGCCGCCTGGAGCATCAGCCGCGCGAACCGCACCAGCCTGAACGTCGAAGGCGCCTTCCAGCACATCCTCAACGACCTCTACGCCTTCATCGGCACCGCCATCGCGGGCGCGGTCGTCTGGCTCGCCGGTTTCGCCCGCGCCGACGCCATCGCCGCACTGGTCGTCGCCGCCCTGATGGCCAAGGCCGGTTGGAATCTGGTCCGCGAATCCGGCCGCATCTTCCTCGAAGCCGCGCCCGCGCATCTGAACCCCGACACCATCGGCGCCCGCATCGTCATGATCCCCCAGGTGGCCGAGGTCCACGACCTGCACGTCTGGCAGATCACCTCCGGCCAGCCGTCGCTATCGGCCCACGTCCTCGTCGACGACAACGCCGACTGCCACGCGGTCCGCTCCAACATCGAAACCACCCTGCACGACGAATTCGCCTTGGAACACACCACATTGCAGGTCGACCACAGCGCCGACGCCGACGCTCACAGCGCCGACCTGCACTGCGCCGAATCCCACGGACCTGTCCATCGGTCCTGA